A genomic stretch from Candidatus Dormiibacterota bacterium includes:
- a CDS encoding HD domain-containing phosphohydrolase → MEHAKVGGRSQPGSDRLLMRQAATLLAADLSLGELFERLTEMLAEYIDSSVVFIALARPDGRHSIEYLYDHGDIRRYPHIALPQGSRAREVIRRGTIIWGNSPDVWAPAGSTAINLDRPWTNDSLSAMFVPMTAGGATLGCLSVQSVRGQAYEQFEVDSVAAIGHFLGVAVQNQRMYQELQRTAEYDRLTGLANYAKLSREIDAAIGQATSTAPAAIVTFNIVNFTMFNEVYGYIEGESVLQRVADALREFDDGGTLVGRSGSDSFMVLLRAGTSDTVRPAVARIWQRLSELAYVSRDQNVPISLACGYVLAPLDGGSRHELLARCAQRTRRSRMRACEPIGPGNEEVLALHASFEGLETVLQAMLDRDPYTRMHALHVHGVAKEWSEYNLALDRAALSTFLQASLLHDIGTLLLPDSVVVRPGRLDAEQQADMRQHAAFGRSILAGHSGYETVAEIVGQHHERWDGAGYPDGIAGEAIHPLARAISILEAFCSMIFDRPYHRSTSEDAALIELQRCSGSQFDPALVERFVSWRESLATR, encoded by the coding sequence ATGGAGCACGCGAAGGTAGGCGGGCGTTCGCAACCGGGAAGCGATCGACTGCTGATGCGCCAGGCAGCCACGTTATTAGCGGCCGATCTTTCGCTTGGAGAACTCTTCGAGCGGCTCACCGAGATGCTGGCCGAGTACATCGACTCGTCCGTCGTCTTCATCGCCCTCGCCCGTCCCGATGGCCGGCACTCCATCGAGTATCTCTACGATCACGGCGATATTCGCCGCTACCCGCATATCGCATTGCCGCAGGGTTCGCGAGCGCGGGAAGTGATCCGTCGCGGCACGATCATTTGGGGCAATTCTCCGGACGTTTGGGCTCCTGCCGGCAGCACGGCGATCAACTTGGACCGCCCGTGGACGAACGACTCGCTCTCCGCCATGTTCGTTCCGATGACGGCGGGCGGTGCGACCCTCGGCTGCCTCTCGGTCCAGAGCGTTCGCGGGCAGGCCTACGAGCAGTTCGAAGTCGATTCGGTCGCGGCCATCGGGCACTTTCTCGGCGTCGCCGTCCAGAACCAACGGATGTACCAGGAGCTGCAGCGCACCGCCGAGTACGATCGCCTGACCGGCCTCGCAAACTACGCGAAGCTCTCCCGCGAGATCGACGCCGCGATCGGCCAAGCGACATCCACCGCCCCGGCCGCGATCGTGACGTTCAACATCGTCAATTTCACGATGTTCAATGAAGTCTACGGATATATCGAGGGCGAGAGCGTCCTTCAGCGCGTCGCCGACGCTTTGCGCGAATTCGACGACGGCGGCACGTTGGTGGGGCGTTCGGGGAGCGACAGTTTCATGGTGCTATTGCGCGCGGGCACGTCCGATACGGTTCGCCCGGCCGTTGCGCGAATTTGGCAACGCCTTTCGGAACTGGCTTATGTGTCGCGCGATCAAAATGTGCCGATTAGCCTGGCATGCGGTTACGTTCTTGCGCCGCTCGACGGTGGATCGAGGCACGAATTGCTCGCGCGATGTGCGCAGCGCACCCGCCGAAGCCGCATGCGCGCGTGCGAACCCATCGGCCCGGGGAATGAAGAGGTCCTCGCCTTGCATGCGTCATTCGAAGGTTTAGAGACCGTTTTGCAAGCGATGCTCGATCGCGATCCCTATACGCGAATGCACGCACTTCACGTGCACGGCGTGGCGAAGGAGTGGTCGGAGTATAACCTCGCACTCGATCGCGCGGCGCTCTCGACGTTCTTGCAGGCCAGCTTGTTGCACGATATCGGAACGCTGCTCTTACCGGACTCGGTCGTCGTTCGCCCCGGACGCTTGGATGCGGAGCAGCAAGCCGATATGCGCCAGCATGCCGCATTCGGACGGTCGATCTTAGCCGGACATAGCGGCTACGAGACGGTCGCCGAGATCGTCGGACAGCATCACGAACGCTGGGACGGTGCCGGATACCCGGATGGAATCGCAGGTGAAGCGATCCATCCGTTGGCGCGGGCGATCTCGATTTTAGAGGCGTTCTGTTCGATGATTTTCGATCGCCCCTACCATCGCAGCACGA
- a CDS encoding glycine zipper domain-containing protein, whose translation MRIRLGFAALVAAFALAIGGASAQVYSGTTVNGTLTSDVNSANAYVGQPVTLVNVTSTDGSGRVVRGKLFGNVTEVQRAGQGRAAKLAMHFRTLVLPNGAYYTVDTTVTGMQANTKNNTLKEAAGALGGMLVGNAIGKTIFHASGGGLVGLAGGYMIAKNNRENMTVPAGSIVTVRLNSVVRRQSH comes from the coding sequence ATGCGTATACGACTCGGATTTGCGGCTCTAGTTGCCGCCTTTGCTCTAGCGATCGGCGGCGCGTCCGCCCAAGTCTATTCCGGCACGACCGTCAACGGGACGCTGACGTCGGACGTCAATTCGGCGAACGCCTACGTCGGCCAACCTGTAACCCTCGTCAACGTGACGTCGACGGATGGCAGCGGGCGCGTCGTGCGCGGGAAGCTCTTCGGCAACGTCACCGAAGTACAGCGCGCGGGACAGGGGCGGGCGGCCAAGCTGGCAATGCATTTCCGCACCCTGGTCTTGCCGAACGGCGCGTACTACACGGTCGACACGACCGTGACCGGCATGCAGGCCAATACGAAGAACAACACCTTGAAAGAAGCGGCCGGGGCTTTGGGCGGCATGTTGGTCGGTAACGCGATCGGCAAGACGATCTTTCATGCCAGCGGTGGCGGCCTGGTTGGGCTCGCGGGCGGCTATATGATCGCCAAGAACAATCGCGAGAATATGACCGTTCCGGCTGGCTCGATCGTGACGGTTCGCCTCAATTCGGTGGTTCGTCGCCAGTCGCACTAA
- a CDS encoding GAF domain-containing protein — protein MEPDYDLLCAQLRALLSGEPNFIANAANCAAFIYHEVPGLNWAGFYFAQADGELVLGPFAGRPACTRLPSGRGVCGAAFTSGTTVVIDDVSTYSDHIVCDSASASEIVIPLLFGGERRGVFDIDSPTLARFSAGDRVGLEALMGTFVETIG, from the coding sequence ATGGAGCCAGACTACGACCTGCTTTGCGCTCAGTTGCGGGCGCTCTTGAGCGGCGAACCCAACTTCATCGCGAACGCCGCGAACTGCGCGGCATTCATCTACCACGAGGTCCCGGGTCTCAACTGGGCCGGCTTCTATTTTGCCCAAGCCGACGGCGAACTGGTCCTGGGACCATTCGCGGGGCGGCCGGCGTGCACGCGCCTGCCGAGCGGCCGGGGAGTTTGCGGCGCGGCGTTCACGAGCGGAACTACGGTCGTCATCGACGACGTTTCAACCTACAGTGATCATATCGTGTGCGACTCGGCCTCGGCGAGCGAAATCGTTATCCCACTCCTATTCGGCGGCGAACGGCGCGGCGTCTTCGATATCGACAGTCCGACGCTCGCTCGCTTTTCTGCCGGAGATAGGGTTGGACTGGAAGCCTTAATGGGTACCTTCGTAGAGACGATCGGGTAG